The genomic interval CAAGCTCTATTTCTGTTGATGGACGCACTTTTTCAAACAATGTGGGCTGCAGACGGTACTCCTGCCGAAGAATTATGGAAAAGACATGCCAACCTGGAATAATAAATACCTGCTTATAATCAGTTTTAAAGAAATACAAACAATAATTAAAAACAAATAACAATGGCAAAATTACAAGTCGCAATAGATTTATTAACTACGAAAGATGCTTTAGCCTTAGCTGCTAAAATTGCTCCTTATATTGATATTATTGAATTAGGTACTCCATTAATTAAAAATGAAGGTATTGCAGTAGTCACAGCAATGAAACAAGCTCACCCTGATAAATTAGTATTTGCTGATTTAAAGACAATGGATGCTGGTGAATTAGAGGCAGATATTGCTTTTAAAGCGGGTGCTGATTTAGTAACTGTATTAGGTGCTGCCGGAGATGCAACGATTGCTGGTGCAATTAAAGCAGCTAAAGCGCATGGTAAAGGTATAGTTGTAGATACAATTGGCGTCGCTGACCGTGTTAAGCGTGCACAGGAAGTCACTAAATTAGGTGCTGAATTCGTGGAATTACATGCAGGTTTAGATGAACAATGGACAGCAGGATATTCTATCCAGGTTTTAATTGACGAAGCTGCGCGTGCTGGTGTTCCTGTTTCTATCGCTGGTGGTGTAAACATAAACAATGTTACAGCTGTGATTAAAGCAGGTGCAATAGTAGCAGTTGCTGGTGCTGCAATTTATGGTGCAGAAGATCCTGCTGCTGCTGCAAAAGCTTTACGTGAAGCAATTGATGCTGCATAATTAAAATATTCCATTGCAAAAGAGCAGCTCAATATCGTTGAGCTGCTCTTTTTTTTGAACAAATAACTTTCACACAATGTTATGTAATATTTAAACCGACACAGTCCTTAATGGCTATTATGGAACACTATTTGATGACATATGGTTCAAATAATAGCCAAACATAATTAGTTATGATTAAAAGGATACACGTACTTGAAGATGACAGTGATATCAGGTATATCATTGAATATTTATTGAAGGATGAGGGTTATGAATTGCAACTTTCTTCGTCAGTTAGTGAACTAAAAAGTAAACTGAGAGACGCTCTTCCTGATCTGTTTATTATTGATGTGATGTTACCTGACGGAAATGGAATCGAGATTTGTGATGATCTTAAAAATGATATGTTTACTAAACACATTCCTGTTATCGTGATGTCTGCGAATCCAAGAAGTAAACAAATGAGTACACAGGCTTGTGCTGATGATTATATCAGTAAGCC from Pedobacter sp. WC2423 carries:
- the hxlA gene encoding 3-hexulose-6-phosphate synthase, whose protein sequence is MAKLQVAIDLLTTKDALALAAKIAPYIDIIELGTPLIKNEGIAVVTAMKQAHPDKLVFADLKTMDAGELEADIAFKAGADLVTVLGAAGDATIAGAIKAAKAHGKGIVVDTIGVADRVKRAQEVTKLGAEFVELHAGLDEQWTAGYSIQVLIDEAARAGVPVSIAGGVNINNVTAVIKAGAIVAVAGAAIYGAEDPAAAAKALREAIDAA
- a CDS encoding response regulator transcription factor; translated protein: MIKRIHVLEDDSDIRYIIEYLLKDEGYELQLSSSVSELKSKLRDALPDLFIIDVMLPDGNGIEICDDLKNDMFTKHIPVIVMSANPRSKQMSTQACADDYISKPFDLDDVVKRINNLLVKKTA